In Helianthus annuus cultivar XRQ/B chromosome 9, HanXRQr2.0-SUNRISE, whole genome shotgun sequence, the following are encoded in one genomic region:
- the LOC110879844 gene encoding high-affinity nitrate transporter 3.1, giving the protein MEAPAGFLVVSLLLSCFVATSYGVYFSSLNQTLIVTATFTQGKVLKAGEDQITVSWRFNQTYRAGTDSDYKTVKVKLCYAPISQKDRSWRKTEDRLKKDKTCPHKIVARPYTASNNTFTWTVEKDIPSGVYFVRAYALNAHEQEVAYAQTTNVQKDKNLFQIQAITGRHVSLDIASVCFSAFSIVSLAGFFYMEKRKGKSSQ; this is encoded by the exons ATGGAGGCTCCAGCTGGTTTCTTGGTTGTTTCTCTTCTGCTCTCTTGCTTTGTGGCTACTAGCTATGGTGTATACTTCTCGTCCCTTAACCAGACTCTTATAGTGACTGCAACATTCACCCAAGGCAAAG TCCTCAAGGCAGGGGAAGATCAAATCACAGTATCATGGAGATTCAACCAGACCTACCGAGCTGGGACAGATTCGGACTACAAGACCGTAAAAGTCAAACTTTGCTATGCACCCATTAGTCAAAAGGACCGATCTTGGAGGAAAACAGAAGACCGTTTGAAGAAAGACAAGACCTGCCCACACAAGATTGTGGCTCGCCCATACACCGCTTCAAACAACACATTTACATGGACTGTTGAGAAAGATATACCTTCTGGAGTATATTTTGTGAGGGCCTATGCGCTTAATGCTCATGAACAAGAGGTGGCGTACGCCCAGACCACAAATGTTCAGAAAGATAAAAACTTGTTCCAGATCCAAGCAATCACAGGCCGCCACGTGTCACTTGATATTGCGTCGGTCTGCTTTTCTGCTTTCTCCATAGTCTCATTGGCTGGTTTCTTTTACATGGAGAAGAGGAAAGGAAAGTCATCTCAATAG